The proteins below are encoded in one region of Phaseolus vulgaris cultivar G19833 chromosome 1, P. vulgaris v2.0, whole genome shotgun sequence:
- the LOC137816325 gene encoding thaumatin-like protein 1b, with protein sequence MDRITLFSFFLTFYLSPYGVISTTFTLVNKCDYTVWPGILSNAGVPPLSTTGFVLQTGASTTIAAPTSWGGRFWGRTLCSEDSAGKFTCVTGDCGSGKLECAGSGAAPPATLAEFTLDGSGGLDFFDVSLVDGYNVPMLVVPQGGSGEKCTATGCVGDLNDACPSELKVMSADGREGVACKSACEAFNSPQYCCSGAYGSPDTCKPSSYSEIFKNACPRAYSYAYDDKTSTFTCASADYTITFCPSPSTSQKASQEQQGGSSATTPLLNNGTMVYEGGFDQSEISWATSSHVSQSRAVAGIVGVAMAMWRFSQLF encoded by the exons ATGGATCGCATCACACTCTTCTCATTCTTTCTAACATTTTATCTTTCACCATATG GGGTGATTTCAACAACATTCACTCTAGTTAACAAATGTGATTACACGGTGTGGCCGGGGATACTCTCGAACGCCGGTGTTCCTCCTCTTTCAACCACCGGCTTCGTTCTACAAACCGGTGCGTCCACCACAATCGCCGCACCTACGTCCTGGGGAGGTCGTTTCTGGGGCCGAACGCTCTGCTCCGAAGACTCCGCAGGCAAGTTCACCTGCGTCACCGGCGACTGTGGCTCCGGCAAGCTCGAATGCGCCGGAAGCGGCGCCGCTCCACCCGCTACACTGGCGGAATTCACCCTCGACGGTTCCGGAGGCCTTGATTTCTTCGACGTAAGCCTTGTGGACGGCTACAACGTGCCGATGTTGGTGGTGCCGCAAGGAGGCTCCGGCGAGAAGTGCACCGCCACGGGGTGCGTCGGGGACCTCAACGACGCGTGTCCGTCGGAGCTGAAGGTGATGAGCGCGGACGGGAGAGAGGGCGTCGCGTGCAAGAGCGCGTGCGAGGCCTTCAACTCGCCGCAGTACTGCTGCAGCGGCGCGTACGGCTCGCCCGACACGTGCAAGCCCTCATCTTACTCTGAGATTTTCAAGAACGCGTGCCCACGCGCTTATAGCTACGCGTACGACGACAAAACCAGCACCTTCACCTGCGCTTCCGCCGATTACACCATCACCTTTTGCCCTTCCCCCTCCACCAG CCAAAAGGCGTCACAGGAACAACAGGGTGGTTCTTCTGCCACCACGCCACTTCTCAACAACGGCACCATGGTGTACGAAGGTGGTTTCGATCAGAGTGAAATCTCGTGGGCCACGTCCAGCCACGTGTCCCAATCGCGAGCCGTTGCCGGCATAGTCGGTGTCGCTATGGCAATGTGGCGGTTCAGCCAGCTCTTCTAA